A single Longimicrobiales bacterium DNA region contains:
- a CDS encoding Wzz/FepE/Etk N-terminal domain-containing protein, translating into MTDLSPATSPSTAPRRPVDDEISLWEVLTVLLRRRGIIIWTTLLVTLAAIAVAQSRPLQFTTAASFRSQASEGGSGSQMMALASQFGVNVPGSSGGNEASPAFYQEILTSRELLARAANEPYPVEGHGPVMLKDLLEIEADTEAIRDEETLEWLRGEALSVSTGRETGTVTVSVTSEWPDLSKAIAEALLAEVARFNQETRRSTAESERTFIEGRMREAEGTLKVTEDAQRAFLESNRQWQNSPLLQFQHGALMREVTRRSSVLATLIQAYEQARISEVRDTPVITVLQVPFLPPRHDPRGRVLTAALGIVLGAMLGILMAFLVEAFRRPSAGDPAREDFQKTWKGLKRSIPFMGGA; encoded by the coding sequence ATGACTGATCTGAGTCCCGCCACATCGCCTTCGACGGCGCCGCGACGCCCGGTCGACGACGAAATCTCCCTCTGGGAGGTGTTGACAGTTCTGCTCCGCCGTCGGGGAATCATCATCTGGACGACGCTCCTCGTGACGTTGGCTGCGATCGCGGTGGCGCAGTCCCGGCCCCTGCAGTTCACGACAGCGGCCTCCTTCCGGTCACAGGCCTCGGAGGGCGGTTCCGGCTCACAGATGATGGCGCTCGCGTCGCAGTTTGGCGTAAATGTGCCCGGTTCTTCCGGTGGGAACGAAGCGAGTCCCGCGTTCTACCAGGAGATTCTTACTTCTCGGGAGCTTTTGGCCCGAGCCGCCAACGAACCGTATCCGGTCGAAGGCCATGGCCCGGTGATGCTCAAGGACCTTCTTGAAATCGAAGCAGATACCGAGGCGATCCGTGACGAAGAGACCCTTGAGTGGTTGAGGGGAGAAGCCCTCTCCGTTTCCACCGGCCGTGAAACCGGTACGGTAACTGTCTCCGTCACCAGCGAGTGGCCTGACCTCTCGAAGGCAATCGCCGAAGCGCTTCTCGCCGAGGTGGCTCGCTTCAATCAGGAGACGCGTCGCTCGACCGCCGAGTCCGAGCGGACGTTCATCGAGGGGCGGATGAGGGAAGCAGAGGGTACCCTCAAGGTTACGGAGGACGCTCAGCGTGCGTTTCTTGAGTCGAATCGGCAGTGGCAGAATTCTCCGCTGCTCCAGTTCCAACACGGGGCGCTCATGCGCGAAGTGACCCGTCGGTCGTCGGTTTTGGCGACACTCATCCAGGCGTATGAGCAGGCGCGAATCTCTGAAGTGCGCGACACGCCGGTGATTACGGTCCTTCAAGTACCATTTCTCCCGCCGCGGCACGATCCGCGTGGGCGAGTGCTCACTGCAGCACTGGGCATCGTCCTCGGTGCAATGCTGGGCATCTTGATGGCGTTCCTTGTCGAGGCGTTCCGTCGTCCCAGCGCAGGTGATCCAGCTCGTGAGGATTTCCAGAAGACATGGAAGGGTCTCAAGCGCTCGATCCCGTTCATGGGTGGTGCGTAG